From a single Pseudoalteromonas ulvae UL12 genomic region:
- a CDS encoding polysaccharide deacetylase family protein, whose translation MMLPISFKQFYHAIIATLLLLPLNATAAVILQYHHVSDTLPKVTSISASDFEQHLLYLKNNQFDVISLPELIAALQEKKKLSDKTVAITFDDGFKNNYEQAAPLLEKYQFPYTIFVNPKLIDENVQQIISWEQLRVLVNKGATIANHSMSHDYLHHKHPGESNADWLARIRADILTSEQRIADETGHNFKYLAYPYGEFNLELQKLVEEIGFIGFGQHSGAITHTNDFTRLPRYPASGNYSDISTLTTKLDSLAFPLSKKIMVDSVTSELKPSITLHFSELDFTPNQFQCFISGGNSADLIWSEDNKSVTVRALKPLRKGRTRYNCTAPSKRKNGRYYWFSQPWVVVAEQNN comes from the coding sequence ATGATGCTGCCAATCAGTTTTAAACAGTTTTACCATGCAATTATTGCGACCCTTTTGCTATTACCACTCAATGCTACTGCTGCTGTTATTCTACAATATCATCATGTCAGCGACACTTTACCAAAAGTGACGAGTATTAGCGCATCTGATTTTGAGCAGCACTTGTTATACCTTAAAAACAATCAATTTGACGTCATCTCATTGCCCGAATTAATCGCAGCACTACAAGAAAAGAAGAAGCTCAGCGATAAAACCGTCGCAATTACGTTTGACGACGGTTTTAAAAATAACTATGAACAAGCAGCTCCCTTACTCGAAAAATATCAATTCCCTTATACTATTTTTGTAAACCCCAAACTGATAGATGAGAATGTTCAGCAGATCATATCTTGGGAACAATTAAGAGTTTTAGTTAACAAGGGGGCCACTATTGCCAACCACAGTATGTCTCATGATTACTTGCATCATAAACATCCTGGCGAGTCTAACGCTGATTGGTTAGCACGGATCCGAGCTGATATTCTTACATCCGAACAGCGAATCGCAGATGAAACAGGGCACAATTTTAAATATCTTGCCTACCCTTATGGTGAGTTCAATTTAGAATTGCAAAAATTGGTCGAAGAAATCGGCTTCATTGGATTTGGCCAACACTCAGGGGCGATTACACATACTAACGATTTTACACGCTTACCTAGATATCCAGCTTCAGGGAACTATAGCGATATCAGTACATTAACGACTAAGTTAGATTCTCTGGCCTTTCCTTTAAGTAAAAAAATTATGGTCGACTCGGTGACAAGTGAACTGAAGCCCAGCATAACGCTGCACTTTTCAGAGCTTGATTTTACACCAAATCAATTTCAGTGTTTTATATCTGGAGGGAATAGCGCTGATCTTATATGGAGTGAAGATAATAAAAGCGTCACTGTGAGAGCGTTAAAACCTCTCAGAAAAGGCCGTACACGCTATAATTGCACAGCCCCATCTAAGCGAAAAAACGGGCGTTATTATTGGTTCTCACAACCATGGGTCGTGGTTGCTGAACAAAATAATTAA
- a CDS encoding protein-glutamate methylesterase/protein-glutamine glutaminase, with translation MIRVLIVDDSPLIRALMTQVLDQANDIEVVGAAEDPFHARELIKSLNPDVLTLDVEMPKMDGISFLKNLMRLRPMPVVMVSTLTQEGAPTTLEALELGAIDFVAKPTKNVAAELNAYAEILHDKIRAAAKAKVRIYSQTPSSTHANKVSSPESLEFKANHLVAIGASTGGTEAIKEVLIRLPAHFVPVVITQHIPPVFSKSFAERMDRVAKMTVKEAEDGDVLKAGFVYIAPGDFHLRLQPQGSKLVCRLDKGAPINRHRPAVDALFDSLVNIAPKKTTAIILTGMGADGAKGLLHLKEAGATTFAQDEKTSVVWGMPRAAVELGAAEKTVPLEQVADILMRSMIKR, from the coding sequence ATGATTCGAGTATTGATTGTTGATGACTCTCCTTTAATTCGGGCTTTAATGACACAAGTTCTTGATCAGGCCAACGATATTGAAGTGGTTGGCGCTGCAGAAGATCCGTTTCATGCAAGAGAATTAATTAAGTCTTTAAATCCGGATGTGCTCACTCTGGATGTTGAAATGCCAAAAATGGATGGCATTAGCTTTTTAAAAAACCTGATGCGTTTGAGGCCTATGCCGGTTGTGATGGTGTCTACTTTAACTCAAGAAGGTGCACCAACAACATTAGAGGCATTAGAGTTAGGTGCAATTGATTTTGTCGCTAAGCCAACTAAAAATGTGGCAGCAGAGCTTAATGCCTATGCTGAAATCCTTCACGATAAAATCCGTGCAGCAGCTAAAGCCAAAGTGAGGATTTACTCACAAACTCCATCTTCGACCCATGCGAATAAAGTCAGTTCGCCAGAAAGTTTAGAGTTTAAAGCAAATCATTTGGTTGCTATTGGTGCATCAACCGGGGGGACAGAAGCAATAAAAGAGGTATTAATTCGCTTACCAGCACATTTTGTACCTGTTGTTATTACGCAGCATATTCCTCCGGTGTTTAGTAAGTCATTTGCAGAAAGGATGGATAGAGTCGCAAAAATGACGGTAAAAGAAGCGGAAGATGGTGATGTGCTAAAAGCTGGTTTTGTTTATATTGCACCAGGTGATTTTCACTTGAGATTACAACCGCAAGGCTCAAAACTGGTTTGTCGGTTAGACAAAGGTGCGCCGATTAATCGACATCGGCCGGCTGTGGATGCGTTATTTGATTCTTTAGTTAATATTGCCCCTAAAAAAACAACTGCCATCATTTTAACTGGCATGGGAGCTGATGGAGCAAAGGGGTTGCTTCACTTAAAAGAAGCTGGCGCAACTACGTTTGCTCAAGATGAAAAAACATCGGTAGTATGGGGAATGCCCCGTGCTGCTGTTGAGCTTGGGGCTGCAGAAAAAACAGTGCCTTTAGAGCAGGTGGCCGATATTTTGATGCGTTCCATGATTAAACGTTAA
- the cheD gene encoding chemoreceptor glutamine deamidase CheD yields MHEHFKPVLSGFEHVKRYWDRQRERVVAKILPGEFYVTKQDEVISTVLGSCISACIYDYKMGIGGMNHFMLPIKKGHADDFEDPLSCRYGNWAMEFLINEILKNGGCRDNLKVKLFGGGKIISSMTDVGEGNIRFVSDFLKQEGLKVESHDVGGPWPRKVLFNPTTGKAQVKKLRSMHNDTIKEREIRYFSEIEQQKSHTDIELF; encoded by the coding sequence TTGCACGAACATTTTAAACCCGTCTTATCAGGCTTCGAACATGTTAAACGATATTGGGATCGACAACGTGAGCGAGTGGTTGCAAAAATTTTGCCTGGAGAGTTTTATGTCACGAAGCAGGATGAAGTGATTTCGACGGTATTAGGCTCATGTATTTCAGCATGTATCTATGATTATAAAATGGGTATAGGTGGAATGAATCACTTTATGTTGCCAATCAAAAAAGGGCATGCTGATGATTTTGAAGATCCACTCAGTTGTCGTTATGGTAACTGGGCAATGGAATTTCTAATTAATGAAATTTTGAAAAATGGTGGTTGTCGAGACAATCTCAAAGTGAAGTTATTTGGTGGTGGCAAAATCATTAGTTCGATGACAGATGTTGGTGAAGGGAACATTCGATTTGTCTCTGATTTTTTGAAACAAGAGGGTTTAAAAGTCGAATCTCATGATGTTGGAGGCCCGTGGCCACGTAAGGTGCTATTTAATCCGACCACAGGAAAAGCACAGGTTAAAAAATTACGAAGTATGCATAATGACACGATTAAAGAGCGAGAAATTCGTTACTTTAGCGAGATTGAGCAGCAGAAATCGCATACTGACATAGAGCTATTTTAG
- a CDS encoding CheR family methyltransferase, translated as MAKEFLLTDDEFKQIVAMVYKACGIVLGDHKREMVYSRLARRVRKLGFDSFSRYLGYLDSHKEEEFSHFINSITTNLTSFFRENHHFKFLSDTIIPELIQKNQQTKRVRIWSAGCSTGEEPYSIAMTLAGLFPSNWDVKVLATDLDSNVLHKASTGEYSASSVTGLDKSHLENFFLRSKSADIYKVKEQLKSKIHFKRLNLLQEWPMKGPFDLIFCRNVVIYFDKPTKENLFERYADILVPDGYLFLGHSESMGKEQKRFKSLGKTIYRKV; from the coding sequence GTGGCGAAAGAATTTTTACTAACAGATGATGAATTTAAACAAATAGTCGCAATGGTCTATAAAGCATGTGGCATTGTACTTGGAGATCATAAGCGAGAGATGGTTTACTCGCGTTTAGCTAGACGAGTAAGGAAGCTCGGATTTGATTCTTTTTCGCGGTATTTAGGTTATTTGGACTCACACAAAGAAGAAGAGTTTAGTCACTTTATTAATTCAATTACGACTAACTTAACTTCATTCTTTCGTGAAAATCACCACTTTAAATTCTTAAGTGACACCATCATCCCTGAGTTAATTCAAAAAAATCAACAAACCAAACGAGTCAGGATATGGTCAGCAGGTTGCTCGACAGGAGAAGAGCCTTATTCCATTGCAATGACCCTAGCTGGGTTATTTCCAAGCAATTGGGATGTGAAAGTTTTAGCCACTGATTTGGACTCTAATGTGTTGCACAAAGCGAGTACGGGTGAATATTCAGCGTCATCGGTGACTGGGTTGGATAAGTCACATTTGGAGAATTTCTTTCTTCGCAGTAAGTCAGCAGATATCTACAAAGTTAAAGAGCAACTGAAAAGCAAAATTCATTTTAAACGCCTAAACTTATTACAAGAGTGGCCAATGAAAGGGCCTTTTGATCTGATTTTTTGTCGTAATGTGGTGATTTATTTTGATAAACCAACAAAAGAGAATTTATTTGAGCGTTACGCCGATATTCTTGTCCCTGATGGATATTTATTTTTAGGTCACTCTGAAAGTATGGGGAAAGAGCAAAAGCGATTCAAAAGTTTAGGCAAAACTATATATAGGAAGGTATGA
- a CDS encoding methyl-accepting chemotaxis protein, translating to METVNSKAKVLNKLLIATSVVLISFIVSLQLAGVEMGQYSIIAILVFGIATIGAMAFLYKAVEQIADKLNVIEEALPLLQEKNFDALIELNQSVFPAFFKTIKSLIKVPVTTSTDSQASVESLLKALDVCQANVMLADSDCTITYVNKSVVSMLQSNESQLRTAVPSLNVASLVGTCVDQFHKTPSHQRGLLQSLQQPYKTKLELSGLTFSLIATPLFSDAGERLGTVVEWKDLTEEVAAQNREQELLAKSARISSALDVCQANVMMADNDLNIVYINRAVEEMLRGNQDQLRTVLPKFDIDNVIGTCIDDFHVNPAHQRGLLKSLNAVYRTDIKVAGFTFGLIATPVFDDDGNRLGTVVEWDDKTDRLEAELLAKEEAANNARIASALKVCKANVMMADADLNIVYTNDAVIEMLSSNEAQLHSVLPKFSVANLIGTCVDDFHKNPSHQRAMLDKLTSTYTTNLELAGFTFGLTATPVFSDDGERLGTVVEWEDKTERLAQEKEAREIAEENLRVRQALDTVATNTMIADATNTIVYMNNAVLSMMQNAESDLKKDLPNFDSRKLLNANIDQFHKNPAHQQGMLDKLKTTYKTEIQVGGRTFGLIANPIVSDEDVRIGTVVEWVDRTEEVGIEREIAELISAAGEGDLNARIEEQGKKGFALNLAQGLNSLVDIVDDAVSETARMLDSMAHGDLTQRIEKEYKGSFDKLKRDINTTADKLTEVIDKINSSSNLVASGAEEISQGNADLSQRTEEQASSLEETASSMEEMTSTVRQNADNAKIANELAADTRDKALQGGAVVERAVSSMAEINESSKKISDIIGVIDEIAFQTNLLALNAAVEAARAGEQGRGFAVVAGEVRNLAQRSAAAAKEIKELIRDSVSKVEDGTILVNESGSTLQEIVAAVQKVTEMIGDISTASEEQSSGIEEVNKAITQMDEMTQQNAALVEQASAASESMSEQAKGMRQLLSFFNIVAGSPLSVAQKADYPVAKPQRPAIPSRSARLSSPPVGDNFVDSSEEWEEF from the coding sequence ATGGAAACTGTCAATTCAAAGGCTAAAGTGTTGAACAAACTGCTTATTGCGACCTCGGTTGTACTGATCTCGTTCATTGTGAGTTTGCAACTAGCAGGGGTGGAAATGGGGCAATATTCCATAATTGCAATACTTGTATTTGGTATTGCTACTATTGGGGCGATGGCTTTTTTATACAAAGCAGTAGAGCAAATTGCTGATAAACTCAATGTGATTGAGGAAGCACTTCCGCTGCTACAAGAGAAAAATTTTGATGCGTTGATAGAACTGAATCAGAGTGTATTTCCAGCTTTTTTCAAAACCATAAAATCATTAATTAAAGTACCGGTTACGACATCAACTGATTCGCAAGCATCTGTTGAAAGCTTATTAAAAGCCTTAGATGTCTGCCAGGCAAATGTAATGTTGGCCGATAGCGACTGCACAATTACCTATGTTAATAAGTCCGTTGTCAGCATGTTGCAAAGTAATGAAAGCCAATTAAGAACAGCCGTTCCGAGTTTAAATGTTGCGTCACTGGTAGGCACGTGTGTGGATCAATTCCATAAAACACCAAGCCATCAAAGAGGTTTATTACAATCTCTACAACAACCTTATAAAACCAAACTTGAATTATCAGGCCTTACCTTTAGCTTAATCGCGACACCATTGTTTTCTGATGCAGGAGAGCGTTTAGGAACTGTAGTTGAATGGAAAGATCTCACTGAAGAGGTTGCCGCTCAAAATAGAGAGCAAGAATTACTCGCAAAAAGTGCAAGAATTTCAAGTGCTTTAGATGTATGCCAAGCAAATGTGATGATGGCCGACAACGACTTAAATATTGTATATATAAACCGAGCGGTAGAAGAAATGCTTCGGGGGAATCAAGACCAACTAAGAACAGTTCTGCCTAAATTTGATATCGACAATGTGATTGGTACCTGTATTGATGATTTTCATGTAAATCCTGCACATCAACGTGGTTTGCTTAAATCACTCAATGCTGTTTACAGAACGGACATCAAAGTTGCAGGCTTTACTTTTGGTTTAATTGCAACACCTGTCTTTGACGATGACGGTAACCGTTTGGGTACTGTGGTTGAGTGGGATGATAAAACAGATCGGCTAGAAGCGGAATTATTAGCCAAAGAAGAAGCTGCTAATAATGCGCGTATTGCCAGTGCACTTAAAGTGTGTAAAGCCAATGTTATGATGGCAGATGCAGATTTGAACATTGTTTATACCAATGATGCTGTCATTGAGATGTTAAGTTCGAATGAAGCTCAGCTTCATTCGGTGTTACCGAAATTTAGTGTTGCCAACTTGATTGGTACCTGTGTTGATGATTTTCATAAAAATCCGAGTCACCAGCGTGCCATGCTTGATAAGTTAACCTCGACATATACAACCAATTTAGAATTAGCTGGCTTCACTTTTGGTCTTACTGCAACACCCGTATTTTCGGATGATGGTGAGCGCTTAGGGACGGTGGTTGAATGGGAAGATAAAACTGAGCGTTTAGCACAAGAAAAAGAAGCTAGAGAAATAGCGGAAGAAAACTTACGAGTAAGACAAGCACTTGACACCGTAGCGACAAATACAATGATCGCTGATGCAACAAATACGATTGTCTATATGAATAATGCAGTCTTAAGTATGATGCAAAATGCTGAAAGTGACCTTAAGAAAGACTTACCTAACTTCGATAGTCGAAAACTGTTAAATGCAAATATCGACCAATTCCATAAAAACCCAGCTCATCAGCAAGGCATGTTAGATAAATTAAAAACCACGTACAAGACAGAAATACAAGTTGGAGGGCGTACCTTTGGCTTAATTGCAAATCCAATTGTTTCTGATGAAGATGTGCGCATTGGCACTGTAGTTGAGTGGGTCGATCGTACCGAGGAGGTCGGCATTGAGCGTGAAATAGCTGAGCTAATCTCAGCAGCAGGAGAAGGCGACCTCAATGCTCGCATAGAAGAGCAAGGCAAAAAAGGGTTTGCGTTAAATCTTGCGCAAGGGCTGAATAGCTTAGTTGATATCGTCGATGATGCAGTCTCTGAAACTGCAAGAATGCTCGATTCTATGGCTCATGGGGATTTAACTCAACGCATCGAAAAAGAATACAAGGGCTCATTTGATAAGTTAAAACGAGATATAAATACAACTGCCGATAAGTTAACAGAAGTGATTGATAAAATTAATTCTTCTTCTAATTTAGTGGCAAGTGGTGCGGAGGAGATATCACAAGGAAATGCAGATTTAAGTCAACGTACCGAAGAGCAGGCTTCTTCTTTAGAAGAGACAGCTTCAAGTATGGAAGAAATGACCAGCACGGTAAGACAAAATGCAGATAATGCCAAAATTGCCAATGAATTAGCGGCAGATACTCGAGATAAAGCATTACAAGGCGGTGCGGTGGTTGAGCGCGCTGTTTCGAGTATGGCCGAGATCAATGAGTCGAGTAAAAAGATATCCGATATTATCGGTGTGATCGATGAAATCGCTTTCCAAACTAATTTACTTGCGCTGAACGCTGCGGTAGAAGCTGCAAGGGCCGGAGAGCAAGGTCGTGGTTTTGCGGTTGTTGCAGGTGAAGTCAGAAATCTAGCGCAGCGCTCTGCTGCTGCTGCAAAAGAAATAAAAGAGTTAATTAGAGACAGTGTGAGTAAAGTTGAAGATGGTACCATTTTAGTCAATGAGTCAGGCAGTACACTTCAAGAGATTGTAGCGGCCGTACAAAAAGTGACAGAAATGATAGGCGATATTTCAACCGCGTCTGAAGAACAAAGCTCGGGCATTGAAGAGGTCAATAAAGCGATTACGCAAATGGATGAGATGACTCAGCAAAATGCTGCATTGGTTGAACAAGCGTCTGCCGCAAGTGAGTCTATGTCAGAACAAGCGAAGGGAATGAGGCAGCTATTGAGCTTTTTCAATATAGTGGCTGGCAGTCCACTTAGCGTCGCTCAAAAAGCAGATTATCCAGTAGCCAAACCACAACGACCTGCTATTCCAAGCCGTTCAGCACGACTTAGTAGCCCTCCTGTTGGTGATAACTTTGTTGATTCTTCTGAGGAGTGGGAGGAGTTTTAA
- a CDS encoding chemotaxis protein CheW gives MDDSTLESDALSEEDTSIRQFLTFIMDEEEYGVDILTVQEIRGWEEITTIPNSPRYVKGAINLRGTIVPIIDLRLRFGLKVADYGPLTVVIVVKVELAQGSKIMGLVVDAVSDVYSIAEEQATDVPDINRSDNAEFVHGLVNVGEKMVVLLKLERVLNLRHETEQEVVIN, from the coding sequence ATGGATGATTCTACTTTAGAGTCGGATGCATTATCAGAAGAAGATACATCTATTCGTCAGTTTCTGACTTTCATAATGGATGAAGAAGAATATGGTGTGGATATCTTAACTGTGCAAGAAATAAGAGGGTGGGAAGAAATCACAACCATTCCAAACTCTCCTCGTTATGTAAAAGGGGCGATTAATTTGAGGGGGACAATAGTCCCTATCATCGACTTGCGACTGCGATTTGGCTTGAAAGTCGCAGATTACGGCCCGTTGACTGTCGTAATTGTTGTAAAGGTTGAGCTTGCGCAAGGATCAAAGATTATGGGGCTAGTGGTTGATGCAGTATCAGATGTTTACAGTATTGCGGAAGAACAAGCAACTGACGTGCCTGACATTAACAGAAGCGACAATGCAGAGTTTGTCCATGGGTTAGTGAATGTCGGGGAAAAAATGGTGGTACTACTTAAGTTAGAGCGTGTACTAAACCTCAGACATGAAACAGAACAAGAAGTTGTTATTAATTAG
- a CDS encoding chemotaxis protein CheA yields the protein MSIDLSQFFEVFFEESFEGLDTMESELLNLQPGDLDSETINTIFRAAHSIKGGSGTFGFSSVADFTHVLETLLDQIRDGRRALEPDHVNLLLQSVDCLRLLLSALQLEQEPDLSQSIALRQEFERILNNEQPAAQSDTPSSPAPKAQGGPSSVDTFEIIFKPLHHLFKTGNEPLFMITELSELGQLDVKVNLDGIADINDMQPDDCYLAWTFYLETTESESRIKEVFEWVEDDAEITITVCGGLFEEDDELIAAPPESETNSKPEPAVKVEQSKAVKSESETAKPVAKAAESTSIRVSIDKVDSLINMVGELVITQAMLTQLGEGEITDNKLMALQEGLAQLAHNTRDLQESVMRIRMLPISFVFSRFPRLVRDTSQKLGKQVELKLLGEQTELDKTVMEKISDPMVHLVRNSLDHGLERPDVREEAGKDPVGKVTLNAFHQGGNIVIEIMDDGNGLNTQKIRSKALQNGLISETDDLSDDKINELIFMPGFSTADEVSDISGRGVGMDVVRRNIQALNGSIEVTSEQGVGSTFTIRLPLTLAILDGQLVTVGQHTYIIPLISIVESLQVDIKKVNSVGGGLDVLRLRDEYVPILRLYQIFNHRGAIEDLEKGLLVVVESDNQKVGLLVDDLLAQQQVVIKSLEANYQKVEGVSGATILGDGRVSLIVDITGLIKLAGLKKAGRQELVIDGLEAH from the coding sequence ATGAGTATCGATCTCAGTCAATTTTTTGAGGTTTTTTTTGAAGAAAGCTTCGAAGGGTTAGATACCATGGAGTCAGAGCTGTTAAACCTGCAGCCAGGAGATCTAGACTCAGAAACCATTAACACTATTTTTAGAGCCGCTCATTCCATAAAAGGTGGAAGTGGTACGTTTGGTTTTTCTTCTGTTGCCGACTTCACTCATGTTCTTGAAACTTTATTAGATCAAATACGCGATGGCCGGCGTGCATTAGAGCCTGATCATGTGAATTTGCTTTTGCAATCAGTTGATTGCCTTCGTTTGCTTTTATCAGCCTTGCAGTTAGAGCAAGAACCAGACTTATCTCAATCGATTGCGTTAAGGCAAGAGTTCGAAAGAATTCTAAATAATGAGCAACCAGCAGCTCAGTCAGATACCCCGTCTTCACCTGCGCCAAAAGCCCAAGGTGGTCCTTCATCTGTAGATACATTTGAGATCATTTTTAAGCCGCTCCATCACCTGTTCAAGACAGGAAATGAACCGCTATTCATGATTACTGAGCTATCTGAGCTAGGTCAACTTGATGTAAAAGTGAACCTTGATGGGATTGCAGATATAAATGACATGCAGCCTGATGATTGTTATTTAGCATGGACATTTTATTTAGAGACAACTGAGTCTGAAAGTAGGATAAAAGAGGTTTTTGAGTGGGTTGAAGATGATGCAGAAATTACTATCACTGTTTGTGGAGGGTTGTTTGAAGAAGATGATGAGTTGATAGCTGCACCTCCTGAATCAGAAACTAATAGCAAGCCAGAGCCAGCTGTAAAAGTTGAACAGAGCAAAGCGGTCAAATCAGAATCTGAAACAGCTAAGCCTGTAGCAAAAGCCGCAGAATCTACTTCAATTCGAGTCAGCATTGATAAAGTTGATTCGTTGATCAATATGGTTGGTGAGCTTGTAATAACACAAGCCATGTTAACTCAGCTTGGTGAGGGTGAGATAACAGATAACAAATTAATGGCACTCCAAGAAGGATTAGCGCAACTTGCACACAACACTAGAGATTTACAAGAAAGTGTTATGCGGATCCGGATGCTTCCAATTAGCTTTGTTTTCAGCCGTTTCCCGCGGTTAGTTCGAGATACATCGCAAAAATTAGGCAAACAAGTTGAGCTTAAATTACTGGGTGAGCAAACTGAATTAGATAAAACAGTGATGGAGAAAATTTCTGACCCTATGGTTCATTTAGTTAGAAATTCTCTCGATCATGGTTTAGAAAGACCAGATGTACGTGAAGAGGCAGGTAAAGATCCTGTCGGGAAAGTCACACTCAATGCATTCCATCAAGGCGGCAATATTGTTATTGAGATAATGGATGATGGAAATGGCCTAAATACACAGAAAATCCGCAGCAAAGCGTTACAGAATGGTTTAATTTCTGAAACTGATGATCTTAGCGACGACAAAATTAACGAACTCATTTTCATGCCTGGCTTTTCTACAGCTGATGAAGTGAGTGATATTTCTGGGCGTGGTGTTGGGATGGACGTCGTCCGAAGGAATATTCAAGCTTTAAATGGATCAATTGAAGTGACTTCCGAGCAAGGGGTTGGCTCAACATTCACCATTCGTTTACCGTTAACTTTGGCTATCTTGGATGGTCAACTCGTCACTGTTGGTCAGCACACTTATATTATCCCTCTTATTTCCATTGTCGAATCTCTGCAAGTTGATATCAAAAAAGTAAACAGTGTGGGTGGTGGTTTAGATGTGCTTAGGCTTCGCGATGAATATGTGCCTATTTTACGTCTTTATCAAATATTTAATCACCGTGGGGCCATCGAAGATTTAGAAAAAGGGCTGCTTGTTGTTGTTGAAAGCGATAACCAAAAAGTGGGCTTGTTAGTTGATGATCTTTTAGCCCAACAGCAGGTTGTTATTAAAAGCTTAGAAGCCAACTACCAAAAGGTCGAAGGGGTATCAGGTGCCACTATTTTGGGTGATGGCAGAGTGTCATTAATCGTTGATATTACAGGCCTTATAAAACTTGCAGGGTTAAAAAAAGCAGGACGGCAAGAGTTAGTGATTGATGGCTTGGAGGCGCATTAA
- a CDS encoding response regulator — MKKILAVDDSASMRQMVGFTLKKAGFDVTEAKDGSEALAIAKQNSFDAIISDVNMPIMDGITLIRELRGLPEYKFTPMLMLTTESGLDKKTEGKAAGATGWIVKPFNPEQLLAVIKKVIR; from the coding sequence ATGAAAAAAATCTTGGCAGTCGATGATTCTGCGTCAATGCGTCAGATGGTTGGCTTTACTTTAAAAAAAGCAGGTTTCGATGTAACCGAAGCTAAAGATGGAAGTGAAGCATTAGCGATAGCTAAGCAAAATTCATTTGATGCGATCATTTCTGACGTCAATATGCCGATTATGGACGGCATAACCCTGATCCGAGAGCTAAGAGGCTTACCAGAATATAAATTTACCCCGATGTTAATGTTGACCACCGAATCAGGTTTAGACAAAAAAACAGAAGGCAAAGCTGCTGGAGCCACAGGTTGGATAGTCAAACCATTTAATCCCGAGCAGTTGTTGGCGGTTATCAAGAAAGTAATACGTTAA
- a CDS encoding STAS domain-containing protein translates to MYQLPEELVINNINTFHQTIIGLLNDGGDIVLDISQVSQADTASVQMLCALQKHLLSTDHHIQWHGNSKALLSSAKTLGVNEFLSLEHV, encoded by the coding sequence ATGTATCAGTTGCCAGAAGAGCTTGTCATTAACAATATCAACACCTTTCATCAGACCATAATTGGTTTGTTAAACGATGGTGGTGATATTGTGCTCGATATAAGCCAAGTTTCTCAAGCGGACACTGCTTCAGTACAAATGTTGTGTGCTCTTCAGAAGCACTTACTCTCTACAGATCATCACATTCAATGGCATGGTAATAGTAAAGCATTACTATCCTCAGCTAAGACCCTTGGGGTAAATGAGTTTTTATCACTTGAACACGTATAA